The genomic interval AACAACTGAGTACATGGTCTCCTTGAGCCTTTTCTCCTCTAGAATAGTATTCTCGAGAACGCTCTTCAAAGAATTAATCTCGGACTGAAGCATCTCAATTCTAGCCTCCATCTTCGAGAATTCAGGATTCAGCCTTTTCCCAAGTTCCCTTAACTGCAGAAGCCTTTTTAGAGTCTCCTCGCTTCTTTGAGCCCTTTCCTCTGCCTTCCTAAGTTCATGCCTAAGCAGGGTATTCTCATGGACAAGTTCCTCGACAACCCTTTTCAGGAACTCTAATTCTCCCTGCATCTTTTCTATCTCTGTGCCTGACGAAAACTTATCAAACCGTTCCAAAGGCAACCTAAGCCCGACATGCTTCCTCATTGCCTCTTGGATGGCAATTGAGACAGGCTTACCCCTAATCACCAAAAGCTTTGCCTCATCTATTGGAACAGGCAAATCATACTTTTCACCCTCTTTCTCGACTTCTTCGAATAGGGGTCTATAATACAGGAAAGCCTTGTATGCAGCCGCAAGGGAATCTCTTTCATGCGAAGTTTTAACCTTTAATCCCCTCGCCTCGGCAGCCTCTAAAGCCAGCCTCCTTTTCTCATCGATACTTAAAGACCTACTAGGAACAAACAACTGGCACCCCAACGTTGCAGCTATTTTCCTAACATAGGCTGGGGGAGGGTTAACGTCCGTAGCTATAACTACTGGCTTCCCGATCGAATAGAGCCTGCGCATAAGGTCCCCCCTCCCCAGAAGCCTACCAGTCTCTAGTGAAAGAACCCTTCCATTCAAGTCTAGAACTGCGTAGCCAGTGCTCATCCCAGGATCAATGCCGACGATTAGATATTTCTCTGTCAAAGGTTTATAGGAAACCTTCGCCCCCAGGGGCTGAAACTCTATTTTTTCGCGGCCGACAGGCTCAATCCTAACAAATAACTCGTGCCCATCCTCGTTCTTTACTAGACCGTTTAGCTTCTCTCGTGGAGCATAAACTATGAATGTCGCACCTGTAAGCCCCTCGCCGCTCTTCCTGATGAAGAGGTCATAGTCGAGAGAATTTTTCCTCAGGGCTTCGGATATTTCTCGAACCTTTCTCTTCACCTGCAACTCTATGTTCCTCTTGAATCTCTCGCGGCTCATTCCACCCTGGCCAGGAACCCTTCCCCGGCCAACACGGATCAGTGTTTCTTCCTCAAATACAAGTGCCTCTGCACCCACGCCATTATAAGCAAGCAATGCGCAGACCTCTGCTGTTTGGAGGGGGTCTAGCTTCCCGCTGCAAATCCCTGTCAAGGCGCAGAGTGCCTCGATACTTACTGTTTCACCATCTATGAATGTTACTTGTATTATGCGGGGGCTCCTCGGGAACCGCTTTAGAAACCTGCTTAACTCGTCTATGTTCGCTGCTAGCTCGTATACATTGTCGAGAGCCAGAGCGTCGACGTTTCTGTCAGAGACAATCTCAACTATTTTATCCAAATTGACTTCTCTCCACTTTTCAACAACTTTCCCGTCGACTACAAGGACAGCCGCGAATAGGAGGCTAGCCCCCTGAGGCGAGCTTCCGGGCAACACGTCAAGGCCAAGTATTCTCCTTAGCAACACGTGTCCTAACCATTAACAGATAGTCGGCTTAAAAAATCTTCCCCCAACTGCTCTGGGTCAACGTCTACCCCATACTTCTTGGCAAAAAACCCAGCAATGTTTACTATGTCCCTCTTCAGGTAAAACGAGGCCATAGGGTGACTGCTGGAAACCCACTGAGGCCAATCAATTAGGACAGGCTTCTCGCCCCTAGCGACCAACACGTTATACTCACTGAGATCCCCGTGAACAACGCCAGCCTTAAAACTCTTCTCGACTTCCTGCAACACACTTTCAAAGAAAGCCTTTGGGTCTGTCAGCACTGGGAGAAGGTATAACTCGTCGCCCTCCACGTATCCAGTAACAATAACGTGCCTATTCCAGTCAATGGGCTCTGGCACCGCGACACCACTCTTCCACAAGATCTTCAGGGCCTCAAACTCCCTCATGGCGGCAAGCCTCCCAGCATACAGCCAGGAATAGTGCCTCTTGTCGGCTACATATTCCCTTACAAGCTTAACCTTTCTAAAACTCGTCCTCCCAACACGGTGAAACTTGACAACCACAATCCTGTCCCCCTCAGTCTTCCCGAGATATACTTCGCTCTCCTTCCCCTCGCCATACGGAGTAAGAGAAAGCTGAGACAAAGTCCCCCTCTTCACCAAAACATAGAGCGCCAAGCAGTCATACCCCCTAGTAGTCAGGACAAATCCTACAAACCCGCCCTTAAACCTCTGAACCAGCCCAAGCTTGTTCAGCTTCTTCAACCTAGCATTAACAAAGTCCTCCTCCAAGCCACTAATACTGGCAACCAATTTTACATCCACATATTCATGATTAATCATCCCCCTCTCCACAGCCACCAACAACCTGTAATCATCCTCCCCCAGTTGCTTCAAGGCATCAACAGCAAACCGCGCGCTCACAACAACACCTATTCAGGAAAGAAAACCAGCAAAAATAAACCTTTCAAAACAGATCACAAGAAATATCAGCCTCCAAGAGGATTTATCACCTCTACATTTAATTCTACTCCAATCTTTTGGAAATGAATGTCACATGAAAAGACCACGTCAATGTAATCTTTCACTGGAAGAAAACAGAGGTAATCCCATATATGTATACCGGTCTTTGCACTTTCTTCGAGTGCATCTTTTAGATGCCCAGGCAACAGTGGAACCTTAATTATTTTATCATCTTCTAGTATAGCCCAAACGATTTTCTTGGCTTCTTCCTTTGGTACCTTAGTACCTCTAAAGGCTAAAACGTGATATATTTCTCCAATTTGATGGGTAGAAATATAAACTTCTAACTCTGGGAATTTTTCACGAAAGAATTTCAGCGCTTCCTCATGCATTCTTAAAGCTTTTAGATAATCCTCCTGCGAACTAAAACTGCTAACTGAAGGCTTCTTCTTCGCTATAGACCTTATCTCTGTATCAATCATAGCCTTCAAGAACAAGACCCCGAAAGGTTATATGTCATCATACTCGTATTCCTTATAATCTTCCGCAGAGGCTCCCTCGATTGGTGTAGTGAGAAGTTGGATAAGTCTATTCCTGTCGCTTTTGCGAGGCTTAGAAAAATACTCGAGTAAAGCTTCAATAACAATCTCGCGGACTGGTCTGTTTTCCTCGAAATCATAAAAATTATTGTTTAAAAACCATTTTTTATCCACATTCTCTCTCGAAATCTCATCATAAATATGAAAACCAAAAATATAAGGAAGCACTGTATTACATATAAGGATGATGAGGCAGCTCGCATTTGAAATGTGAAGATGCGACTCGAATGCTGATTATTCTACAGGAACTGCAACAACCCTTGTCTCCTGAGCTCGATTACTGTTACACTTTTAGTTGCAGGTAGAGCAACATTGTAGACAGGAGTACTACCAATATAGTCTCTGTGAACAGTGCTCCTGTGCAGGTGGCCATGAACAACCACGTCGACGCCCTTCTTCTTTACTAATTCTGCCAGCCCCTCAGAAGACATCTGCCTCCAAAACCTCTCGTCCTCCCCCATCAATGTACGGCACCTGGGGGGATAATGCGTAAGCAGTATAGTCAAATCCCCACTCTTCTTATCCAAAAGCTCTCCCAGCCTTTCAAGCCTCCTCCTATACGTCTCCACTATCCCCGGGACATTACGCTTCTGCCAAGGAGTAGGCTCATCCAAGACGCCAGTCGAGCCTACAACCCTAACCCTCAAGCCGTAAACCTCTACCTCTACAGCATCGTCCTCAAGCCACATGAAACCGCTACACTCCTCCCTCATCCTTCCCCTAGCCTCCTCGTAGTCCTCGTTTCCAAAAACTCCTACAACTGTCGCTTCTGGGAGAAACTTCTCACTCAGTTCCGAGACCTGCCTACACATCCTCCACTCGCCCCTAGCCACAACGTCGCCAGCTACAAGTACAAGCTTGGCGTCAGGCTGTAGCTTAGCTAGAGAGCTCGACAAATAATTCACGTAGAGGGGTGCATGCACATCGCCAAAAGCCACAACCCTGGGAGACCCAGTAGACACTTACCCAACCCTCCTCAAAACGTATAGGGTATCTCCTGAGCTTTCTAAAATCTTTTCTACAAGCAATTCCATGGGAAACTTTAAGGGCTCTCTAAGCAGGCGCTCCTTCACACCTAAAACCATTGCGCCGCCCAGCTTTAAGACGCGGGCAAGGCCGCTGATCGAGCCGGGAGCCTCGTGGATAACGGTTATACAGGCCAAGCCGTCCACACATTCGTCGCGGAAGGGAAGCATATTTATGTCACCCATAACAGCGTCACACAGACACCTACGCCTAGACCTGAAAACCTCTAGCATCCCAATGCTCAAGTCAAGACAAATGTAGTAAGAGCCCTTCAAGAAGACCGACAGCAAGCCAGTGCCACAGCCAGCGTCAAGCACAGTTTCCTTCCCATAGAGGAAAGCCGAGGCCGCAAGGTTCTTGCCTGACTGCTCCAGTCCATAAAGCTCGTCATACCTCTCTGCAATAGTGTCGTAGTCGATAGACACATTTTTTATCCTCACAAGTGAGAATATATACCTGCCTCAAGATTCGACATCAATGGAAAAATTAGCTAAAAGTCGACGTATTACCCGTTCAAAAACGAATTCTAATTAACAGAAAAAAACGCAGATAA from Thermofilum adornatum carries:
- a CDS encoding metallophosphoesterase family protein; translation: MSTGSPRVVAFGDVHAPLYVNYLSSSLAKLQPDAKLVLVAGDVVARGEWRMCRQVSELSEKFLPEATVVGVFGNEDYEEARGRMREECSGFMWLEDDAVEVEVYGLRVRVVGSTGVLDEPTPWQKRNVPGIVETYRRRLERLGELLDKKSGDLTILLTHYPPRCRTLMGEDERFWRQMSSEGLAELVKKKGVDVVVHGHLHRSTVHRDYIGSTPVYNVALPATKSVTVIELRRQGLLQFL
- a CDS encoding RIO1 family regulatory kinase/ATPase codes for the protein MSARFAVDALKQLGEDDYRLLVAVERGMINHEYVDVKLVASISGLEEDFVNARLKKLNKLGLVQRFKGGFVGFVLTTRGYDCLALYVLVKRGTLSQLSLTPYGEGKESEVYLGKTEGDRIVVVKFHRVGRTSFRKVKLVREYVADKRHYSWLYAGRLAAMREFEALKILWKSGVAVPEPIDWNRHVIVTGYVEGDELYLLPVLTDPKAFFESVLQEVEKSFKAGVVHGDLSEYNVLVARGEKPVLIDWPQWVSSSHPMASFYLKRDIVNIAGFFAKKYGVDVDPEQLGEDFLSRLSVNG
- a CDS encoding DUF460 domain-containing protein, with amino-acid sequence MLLRRILGLDVLPGSSPQGASLLFAAVLVVDGKVVEKWREVNLDKIVEIVSDRNVDALALDNVYELAANIDELSRFLKRFPRSPRIIQVTFIDGETVSIEALCALTGICSGKLDPLQTAEVCALLAYNGVGAEALVFEEETLIRVGRGRVPGQGGMSRERFKRNIELQVKRKVREISEALRKNSLDYDLFIRKSGEGLTGATFIVYAPREKLNGLVKNEDGHELFVRIEPVGREKIEFQPLGAKVSYKPLTEKYLIVGIDPGMSTGYAVLDLNGRVLSLETGRLLGRGDLMRRLYSIGKPVVIATDVNPPPAYVRKIAATLGCQLFVPSRSLSIDEKRRLALEAAEARGLKVKTSHERDSLAAAYKAFLYYRPLFEEVEKEGEKYDLPVPIDEAKLLVIRGKPVSIAIQEAMRKHVGLRLPLERFDKFSSGTEIEKMQGELEFLKRVVEELVHENTLLRHELRKAEERAQRSEETLKRLLQLRELGKRLNPEFSKMEARIEMLQSEINSLKSVLENTILEEKRLKETMYSVVLGEKIAVLKLSRLLDKSGLRAQYLFVDKELPEDYLFRVLGEIKPPSANLYVFFRNQHELQRVKGKLPIGTIPLSIDWVNGVEDIGDFVVLPIEEIEKAVNRQSEDVEKEKLRRLLVDYREERRRSMGRI
- a CDS encoding class I SAM-dependent methyltransferase; its protein translation is MSIDYDTIAERYDELYGLEQSGKNLAASAFLYGKETVLDAGCGTGLLSVFLKGSYYICLDLSIGMLEVFRSRRRCLCDAVMGDINMLPFRDECVDGLACITVIHEAPGSISGLARVLKLGGAMVLGVKERLLREPLKFPMELLVEKILESSGDTLYVLRRVG
- a CDS encoding type II toxin-antitoxin system VapC family toxin, with amino-acid sequence MIDTEIRSIAKKKPSVSSFSSQEDYLKALRMHEEALKFFREKFPELEVYISTHQIGEIYHVLAFRGTKVPKEEAKKIVWAILEDDKIIKVPLLPGHLKDALEESAKTGIHIWDYLCFLPVKDYIDVVFSCDIHFQKIGVELNVEVINPLGG